The Miscanthus floridulus cultivar M001 chromosome 6, ASM1932011v1, whole genome shotgun sequence genomic interval aaaacggtctaaacggttttacACAATATTACCAAAAAATGCATATTTTTTTGACATAGAATCAATTATTATTCTAGCATGTATGCACATTTATGCAAGTAAAATCAATTATtttagtatgtatatatatttatgtatgtggaAAGAATcgaatatatatatttatgcatgtgacaAATCAAGTGTACATATTCATGAATATAAATAAACTTAAGTATTcaaatttatgcatgtaacatttAACTGGATTTATGCAGTGTTCGCATATACAGCCGTTTAGCCCTTTTAACGCCATTTATCTCCCTTTCATCGTTTAGACCGTTTTTTCCGTTATTTTGACCGTTTAATTTCCGTTAACCGTTTAGTGGCCATTTCATCGTCCATAGATGGCGGCGCCTGGACCCTGTTACCCGCCTCCGGACGTCTTAAGGTGGAGTCGGGCTTCGTCGGCCTCTACACCTCCGTCAACAAGTCAAAGCCACTTCGGCGACGTGGGGAGCTGCTCCTCCGTGAGGTGCCGCGTCTCATGCGCCAAGGAGGCAAGGACCGGCCCCGCGAGGAAATCAGCGTCACCATGGTGGGGCACAACATGGGAGCACACAGGCGCTGCTCTTTGCGTATGACCTCGCGGAGCTGCGTCTCAACCGCGGCGCGCTTCCTGCCACTACGTGAAaaatggtttgtagcaacgggataattttttttgtaggggcagctgatgatggagccgcccctatagtggcgtgCTCAGGAGCctagagaccagccgcccctaaaaatggaaCAGCAGAAATGGCtgatgatacgagccgcccctacaaatgggtctgatttgttggggcggctcactcaccagccgcctccAGTATTatgatttgtagaggtggctcaatcaccagccacctctACGAATGCTGCACGGACAAAAGGCCATAGACTCCTTTCTCCTCCTCGGGTCGCTCACTCGCACGGTCGCACCCTGCCTCCACCTgctcgctccctccctccctcgcacATCGCGACGCCCTCCTCGCCTCTGCCGCTCTCCTCCTCGCCTTTCCCACGTAGATCCGacctcctcctcgccttcccCACGTAGATCCGGCCTCTTCCTCACCTCCCCCGCCCTCCTCCTTGCCTCCACTACGACGGCGCGGAGCCCCGGCCGAGGAAGCGCACGGGTGTTGGCTGGTGGCCGGCGGCAGATctggcctcctcctcacctcccccGTCCTCCTCCTTGCCTCCACTGCGGCGGCGCGGAGCCCCGGCCAAGGCAGCGCACGGGTGCTGGCTGGTGGCCGGCGGCAGATCcggcctcctcctcacctcccccGCCCTCCTCGCCTTCCCCATGTAGATCcggcctcctcctcacctcccccGCCCTCCTCCTTGCCTCCACTATGGCAGCACGGAGCCCCGGTCGAGGCAGCGCACGGGTGCTGGCTAGTGGCCGGCGGCAGATCCAGCCATGACGGGCCTAGATCCAGTCTAACTCGAGCCGGCACCAACTGCATGCCTCGACATTGTCGCCCGCCACCTCGACGAAGAGAAGTCCTCCACTCGAGCCGGCTCCAATATCTTCTTGCCTCTGTTGCTTTGTTATTTATCTGCTGTAATTAGGTCATTAGACTTTGACCCATGATTCACTGCTTTTACCTGACATGAACTTTGGCACCTGTGCTTTTTTGGATAAGTTTTTCTCCTTGTGTTTAGGTTTAGTGACATTCCTCTAATAGTGTTTAGTCAGGCTAACTTACTTCAACATGCAGATTACAATCTCTGGGGAATATCGCAGCCGTCTTGTTAAAATGGTAATAAACTAGGCATTACTTCTAAAGCAAATGAAACAATTCGTACTCCTCGATGTCTACTTTCCTTTTGATTTAAAAATGGGACTGCTCATTGATTTCTATTTGAATACTCATCTTGCAGACTAAGTCATTTGTGGAGTCCTTGATTACTGTGCCTAGGCTTCTGCAAGAGCGATATGAAGTGAGTTTTTTATTCCTGCTGGCATCAATTTAAGATAAAGCTGATACATGTTTTCTATTTCGTCCACCCATGGACTTGAAGGAAGATTTCCTTTGGGAGGTTGAACAAAGTAAGCCGAAATGTGCTGATTTGTCAATCTTTCATACGCGTTGAGTCATGTGTTTTATGCTGGCATCTTATTGTGGGCACACATTTACCATGATATATTCATAGTATACTTATTCTTTTTCTCAATCACTTTCACCTCCTTACCTTCCCCCCATTATCAGAGTGATTTACTTTTGTGATGCTTATTAAAGTTTAGTGGTTTCTTACCCTACCCATCTGTGTGTGTGGATCATTCAGGTGACACTCCTTTGTCAAGTTGGTTCAGATCTGGCTTGCTAGAATTCTTCTTCGGTTACGATCAAGATTATAAAGGTTGTCTGTGGGCCTTAATTCCCTCTGTGCTATATTTTTAGCTTTTTTCCCAGTACTGTGTAATAACAAATTGTTTATTTTGTGGCAGTCATTGATTCGCCATTTTGATCTGGACCCAAATCGTGTATTTGATATTGTGAGTCTTCGTTTGCTATGCTACTGTTATTAAATGTCGGAGAGTGTGGTGTTGAATTTGTGTAATTCTGTTATTCTTGTCTACCAGGTGTTGGAATGCTTTGAACTCTATCAAGATAGTAACATCTTTCATCAGCTCATACCTCTTTTTCCAAAGGTATTTGTTCTATTAGAACCAATATCCAATAATAGCAGTCTCATAATTTATGCAGAATTTTAGTTTTTTTACCACATCTTACATGATTTAATTAATGCAGTGTTTTTTCAATATCTTACGATTTCCTCTATACAGTCCCATGCTGctcaaattttggggttcaaattcCAGTACTATCAACGATTGGATGTCAACAGCCCTGTTCCATCTAGCCTTTTCAGAACAGCAGCTTTATTGATCAAATCTGGATTCATTGACCTAGATAATGTGTATGTTTCCTAATTGCCTACTCATCCATGGAAAATTCATGATGGCTAACATTCATCTTGAAGATCATTATAAACCTGTAATTTAAACAATTGTCAgatcttttgtttttattttatacTGTGAGGTTTTCTAACTCTGGTTTTCTCAAGGCGTAACCAACAAAAAAACAATTGCCAAACTGATGCTGCGGTCGCTGGATGCATCTGGTCTGGATGCTTCGAGGCCAAACTACACCACCTCTGCTAATTGTGATTTGCACACGCTCTCAGACAACCTCTAAAGATTTTTTTCCAACATTAATTTTTGGCATGGATGTTTCACATGGTTCTCCAGGTCGAGCAGATATACCATCAATTGTTGCGATGTGTCTCGTTCTCTCTTGTGTTACTTGCATCGAGCGAAGATTGGTTTTCACATTACTTTTCATATAGCTATGTGCAGTCTCATAGTTTAAATGAACAGCAAGCACAATAATTTGCACCGTGTATTGTCATAGAATATTTGTTATAATCTggtataaataaatgtgtattgtcattgagTTTAAGTACAATCGCagaagataagtcatgatggagttgtgcatgaaaaatatatgttctggtcgaatttgaatttttttttgcgaaaaatatactgtaggggtggttggtattgtagccgctcctacaaatcgatttgtaagagcGGTTTGAGAACCGCTCTTATAAATACATGATTTATGGAGACGGTTCTTTATAAACGATCTCCAGCCGAACCTACAAATGTTTATTGCAGTGATGTGCTACACCCACGTCTGCTTCTCGTTGGTCTTCAACTTGCTCGTCGAACGGGTATCCTGCTCCCGCATCTCTCTCTCCACTTTGTCGAATGGCCCAGACATTGGAACTGAATCGAATGGCTGTCATCAGCCGGACACTTGCCGGCCGGTTACTACTCTTCGTACTACGCTCTCCGTCCAAATATAATAAACCTATTTAATCAGACAAAACAAtcaataataattagttaaaTTATATGCAAGGTTAGGATGTAAAACTTGCATAAATAAACTTGTATTTAGAATATCCAGAGATAATATTATTTTTTAACAATTGGCTATatattgttgtaagaaaaattaATGTCCAGAAtctatttcataatttttctgaTTAAATTAAATACGAGTATTATTCCTAGAGGCTAGAGAGTATCTTACTCTGAGTAGCTCCTTAAACTGTCTCCAACGAGGAGATGCAAACCCAAAATACGTCCTCTACAGTGGTTTTGTCTACCAAAAACATTCTCCAACTGCTGACCCAGACGCACGATCCATTTTGCCTACCGACCGAAGCGATACGCAAAAAAGCATCCCCTCTCTCCTCGGTACGCAAATCTCCAATGGTGGCCTGTCCGGGCACGTCTCCGCAACGCCGAGGTGGCCCGCTCCCGCACCGGCCGCGCCGCCGGCCCCGCTCGCCCGCGCTCGCCCACTCTCGGGCGCCGCGTGCGCTCGTCTGGCGTCCGCGCCGGGGATCCGCATGACCTCGCGCGCGGCGTCGGCGGACGAGGCCACCACGACGCGGAGCTCGCCGAGGCGGAGTAGCATGAGCGGGCCGCCGTCGAGGCGCCGCGCCAGGTCGCTCATGGCGCGGTGCGGGAGCGCGCCCGCGAGGGCCAGGTGGTGGAGGTGGCCGACCACCGGGAGCGCCCGCGGCGACGGAGGAGGGAGCGGCGTTGCGCCGCTGCGCCGGCGCCGGGCCGCCGAATGGTGGAGGTCGAGGAGTGGGATGGGGGCGAGCAGAGGAatcaagaggaggaggaggtagtaGCTGTAGTGAAGTGGGAGCTCGGCCATAGCGATCTGCGAACCTGCTGGGATGGCGGCGTGGATAGGGTTGAGGAGTGAGGCTCGGATATTTTCGCAGATGCAAGGATTTGGGGCTCTTCTGTCGGAGAGGTGAAGCTATGGAGATATAATCTTTTTACTGTATATTACCTGGACCGCGAAATGAGTCTCAGATATGGGTTACGTCGTTGGGGGTCGGTCTTAGCTGTAGAGCGTTTTCGGTTGCGATGCTAGAACTGGGATGACGTGACATGTCGCTAGTGCGTCACAATATATTTTGCTGCTGGGAACATAGGACTTGGAGGAGGATTCGGCACGGCCCATGGAACTGTTGCTTCTATGTATATAGTTCTTTTTCTGGAAACGGACACCTTGCCtacaatattatatatataataacaatATTCCATCCAAAGCAAGTTTAAAAAATCAGATAAAGATGTGGCATGGCCAGTAAGATACTGCCCCATTCGTTTGGAGAAATTTTGGAGAAATCTGAAGGATTCTGGATGAATCTGAAGAAATTTATGAGAGTAAAATACTGTTCTGGATTaaaaaaagaaacggatcaagTCGGATTTAAAGACACGCGAACGAGGCCACTGCTAGTACGGAAATATAATGGGACACGGAACCCTTGATCGGAGCTGTCTTTCAGGATTCGGGCATGCAGATTTCAGCATGCTAAGCAGCAATGGGAACCCCCTTACCCTATTGTAGTTTACTTCAATACAAAATTACAAATATTCTACTTAATCTTCTGCAGTTGCTTGTTCAATTATCTTGTGTGATGAGAGAGATTCCTACCGATCCAATCCTGGAGTTCCCAGTTGCTTTCCACTAGGATTTGTTCGTCCTGCTCTTGCAACCTGCCTGGCCTTTTGGGTTTCTTTAGCTGTATTGGTTGAGAATAAAATCTTATGAAATGCAGCTCATGCACCTGCGTGAGCAGGCCAAAATCTCCTTGCTTATTTGGTCAATCGCTCCGTGCCTCCCTCCACCGACCACGAGGCCGCATTGCCGCTTGCTTTCCCATTCGTAGGAGGATCTCCGTCCTCAGGGCTCCGGCAATATGCCGCAACTGAAAGTCCAAACTTCTACACCTCAAAGTCAGTTGTATTTAATAGCAGATAAATTATTTCTATAGTCACTTTCGTGAATATTGTAATGCATATTTGAGATTCTAAATAAAACTAAATAAAAACTTTGAATTACAAAGTATTTGATTTTTTTAGTACTATAACTTTAGCTCAGGTCATTTCCGAGGTtatttgaaaaaataaaaaaaatatgtatTTCAAAATCATTAATCTGAAAACagaattttcagacctcaaatgATTTCAGATAAAAATAtcgtcaactataaagtttcatttcAAGTATACTATAACTTTGGTTTATGTCATTTCTTGATTTGAGGTACtttgaaaattaaaaaaaaacgatTTTCGAAAAATCTAAAAACTCAAAACAGAATTTCTAGACCCCAAATGATTTTGAGTGAAAATattgtcaattacaaagtttcattctCTTCGAATACTATAACTTAGATTTGGATCATTaatccatctgaggtcattttaaaattttaaaaaaatgaatttcaaaatctaaaaacTGTAAACCGATTTTTCATGCACTAAATGTATTCAAATGGAAATATCGTatataaagtttatcttcatACAACTTGATTTGAAAAAAAGAGTTATGAATTTTACTGTATCTACCAATTTTTAGAGACGGCTAGAATTCCAGCTGCCTCTAGAAATCTTTTAAAGATCACAGAGACTCTAATTACTATCGATCCAAAACTAGAACTCCACTTATGTGTCtgggaaaaaaaaactttgtaccCACTTGCGCCAAATGTTTTATTTACAAGAAGCGAATTGGACGCCCACTGTCTATGCACATTTCTATCTATCAGTGAGAAACAACCGCATACTACAGCCTTAACAAAAGGCAAAAAGGGTTGTGTTGTGACGCTGACTAACTGACTATTAAACCTCCAAAAAGAATTGAGAAAAGGTTTAACAATTAGTGGTCGGTAAAACAAGATGCTCTGTCCTAGCCGTCAGATCAAGCCGAGAGACTGCACGACGCCGCCAATGCCGAGGACAGCCTCTGGCCATGCAAACGCGGCGGCGCGCTGACTCCCGACGAACTGCATCGCCTTCTTCGCGAGAACGGCGGCGCCTTTGCTGTCCGTCGCTGCATTGTCGGACTTGGACACCTTGCCACCGCCTTCGGCCTTGATCGACGACACGTACGCGCCGAGGTCATGAACGCTCCCCAGGTCGCGGAGGCTAAGGAAGTCGAGGGCGAGCTCCACGCCGACGTGCGTGTAGCGGTCACCGGCGGCCCAGGAGTTGAGGAACCCTCTCGTGCCTTCGTTGAAGATGGCGCCCGGGAGCATAGTCACCGGGTCGCGGACGTTCGCGACGCGCAGCACCTTCACGCCGAGCTCGTCGCAGCGGTCCTTGAATGCCGCGTTCCCCACCCTCGGCCCGCCGAAGGAGAAGACGGTGACGGGGACGCGGCGCCCTGAGGCGTCGCGGTTGAGGCCGAGCTGGGAGAGGTCGTAGCCGAGCAGCATCGCCAGGGCGCTCCCCATACTGTGCCCGGCCAGGGTTACGCTCATGTCCTCGCGGGGCCTGTCCTTGGAGAAAGACTTGATGACGCGGGACACCTCGCGGAGGAGCTGGTCCCGGCAGCtccccatgccgccgccgccgccgccgggcgagGAGGTGTAGAGGTTGAGGAAGCCGGCCTCGACCTTGACGTCCGGGCGCGCGTCAAGGCGCGCCGGCTCGAGCGCGCTCATGAGGTTGGCCGCCCACTCCGCCTGCGTCACCGTTCCGCGCAGCGAGACGAGGACGTCGCGCCTGCCGAGCCGCCGGGTCATCTCGTCGGTGGACACGGCGACGTACCCGACCCAGCTGGCGCGGCCGCGGCCGCTAGTGGACGGACCGCCGGCCACGGCCACGTCCGGCGTTGCGTAGATGTAGCGCGTCACCTCGTACCCTGCCCCGGCCACGCCGGCCTCCTCGAGCACGCGCTCCTTGGCGTGGTTGCAGCACATGTACCGCGCCGACGACGGGTCCACGTCGAGCACCTTGTAGCAGGCGCCGACGAGCTCGCCGTACCGCGCCACCTCATCGCGCACCACGGGGTGCAGCGGCTGGAGCAGGCCGTCCCAGTCGTGGGACCCCTGGACCTGCCTCCACATGTGTGCGACCGATGCCGTCCTGCTCCTCGGCgcgctcgtcgtcgtcctcgctgCTGAGGCAACCGACGCGCTGGAGCTCGCCCTCGCCCCGGCCCACGCCCTCGCGGAGATGCACGGCGATGTGGCGGCCTCGTTAGCTGCGGCGGCAGCCGCGAAGCTTGCACGGGACGGTTCGGGGCGCCCGGGGCTCCTGATCTGGTGCAGAGTGCAGCGCGGTTGGATGAGAGCAGAGGAAGCCATTTGTTCACCAGGCATGAGAGATTGGTACAGGATCGGAACGCCGAGCGCGCATATCATATATATAGCCGATCCTTAATGTCCTGGCAGTGTTGCTTCTTGCTTGAGCACGACGTCCTCTCACCCCAGGCCGTCGACGACATCGCTCTCTCATTAACTGATCCACGTCTCCACCCAGACAATCTCCACGTCAACCCAGAGCTAGCTATTAGACAAGCATCCTGCGTCCGTCAGGTGAGAACGGAGAACTGACGATATATATAGTGCAGGATATATAATGGTTATAGTATATACGTACCTAACTACTGGCCTTTAATCTTGCTTGCTTTTTTTTAATGCTGTCAACAATCACTGTTAACATATCGTCACCTCAGTATATATGCATTCAACGAGTTAGAATGTACTAGTGCCACTACTAAGGTGATCAAGGGAGTATAGTCTTAATTTCTTCTCTCATTTTTCAGGGAAAAAAAATCCAAACGCACTTGTAGTAGCTGGTTTCTTGCTAGAATGTGACTCTGGACCTTTTGCTTGCTGGTTTGGTAGAGTTAATAAGCAACCGGCAAGTGAAGGAATAATCCAGATTCCACAATAAGAAACTCGAGACGTACGTACAAATCGCAccttgttcgcttgatcgtttctgtggcttataagctggTTGATGCTGTTTCGTTGTGAAAAAAAACACTGTATTATGTCTAATAAACATGACTgatacgatcaaacgaacagggTAAAGAGGAGCAGACGCAGAACAGTGAGAGAACAACACATGAGAGCTTTACTCAAAGTGATGGTCCCATGGCAACACACATGGGCCAGAGAAATGGCTTCCTCCTCTTGCTCTGGGCCTCCGGCTCTGTCCGGTCCCGGTCGTAGGCTAGGCTTGTCTGTAGCAGCATTGCCATGGCCCTATCTAGTTAAAGTGCACAAAGATAAAAAGAAGGATTTGTTCGCTATCGATCGTACGCACAGATCGTGAGCGGGAGGAAGTCTTGATGGGACCATGCCTACTTCGCAACCGCAGCAGGGGCTGCGGCCTGCGGACGGACCGCGCGGGATCTccgaccgaattttttatttttcagtcTCTTCTTTGAAAAATATTCAGAAATAGACATACGGTGGTTTCATTTTTATTTATGCACCTTAATCTCGGCGTCAGGACTTTTGACGCCGAGAAAACATGTTTCGGTGCCAGTGCCGGTGCTAGGATTTCAAGGGCCCTCCGGCGATCTCGTCGTAATGGCCCCCTCTTaaccatgtataaaatcttataatatatagacgctaattttacttgcaaaacgaaaGTAAAtttaataacatatttttaatttaacatgtctaataattatcgaggaacaatatagattaaggaatatatttgtagatgtatgataattatcgatgaataatgtagattaaaaaaatattcgttttcttttctcacccatgacaaatgtttcttaggtaacattataaaattctaacatgtaaattagaagaaaaatatgactatatgtgtacaaagtactagaagtctggaatactatacaaataattaatttggattaaaaataaaaaagaaaaaaaatactttgggcctaaacaactaatcggtgatcgcaattcataagaagcaaagaatcaagatgtcgtcgttgTGGTGCCCTGCCTGGTTGTCGTCCTCGTGCGCCGTGTtcgtgtctccggtagtctagctcttcgtgGCGGTACGCCTCGCCAGCTCCGCGCGTGTAAGGCTCACGTCCCGAACTCACGATCAAAGTAtgttgtgtgcagcgtgactcctcgcctcctctttACCCGAGGGCCGTGGGAAAATGAAACTAGGAAAGAAATATCAATGTTGTCTTGTTGGACCGTCTAaccagttctatgtctctcttcttatTAGTTTACTAATGCCTAGTGGACTATAGAATCTGAGGGTTTGTATACCTGACCTTGGGCCCCTCCTCCGTTGGGGCCCCcggccgtcgcacctcgtggCCTACCCTTAGGGCTGGCACTGCTCGGTGCCATGGCCAATGACATCGAGATCTTAGCGAGGCGTCGGACGTGACGGTGACCTGACACCGACGTGGACAAGgccttggcgccgtagatcttgacgccgagctgTTACCCTATAAATCTTGGCGTTTAAAATGAAACAAGTATAATTGTTTCGAGGAACATGCAACAATACCATTGCAATTCAGCTGGTTAGGATGCGCACAACTTAGCTTAAAGGCCTGGGTTCAAAAACCTAGTGCTAAAtctttttttgctatatttttataagcaatagaacaagaaaaaaatattttataagTAATAGAACAAGAAAAAATATTTCGAGAAACATGCTATATCTCAGttgtagaaaaaaaaattataaaaaattattTCGAGAACTCCGACGCGGAGACGGGATCCTCGTTTGCGACGGGCATGCGATGCGTCCCGCGCGGCGTCTGAGATCTGACTGCAGAGGATGTGACTGTGCTGCCATGTTACCAACCCGAACAATTATTCCCTGAAAGCCGGAGATCCAGTTTTGTAAACTGATAGAACAACAACCAACCCCACGGAGCAGGTGCCCATGGGGTTCCTCACAGAGTCGAACATGTCAACATAGAAATCGTAGCCAAGGAAGAAGAAATTATTATCACTGAGGATAGTAATACCCTAAGCAGGGGCATCCCAAGATATATTGTAGGTCATCGTTCCAGATTTTTCTAAGGTACCGTTGAAGAACATAGCAGGGATGTAAACCGAGGTAGAGGAACCATCCATGCCAGTAATGTGAGTTGTGCTGTTACCCAGAAACAACTTTGGAGGTTGAGTGGTGTGGTTGCAGGTAAGATCGAAGTCTTGTCGGAAGGCCCAATGCCGAAAGGGTAGAAGATGTTGACGCCCCCGCAGCTGGAGGGGCAGTGACTAGCTATGGAGGTAGCGGACGGTCCTTCCGTCGTCACCCGACGCTGCAGATGTATAATTTTTCTGGTTCTATTTCTTATAAAAAATTTTCTGGTTCTGTTGCTTAtaaaaatatagcaaaaaaaaaGATTCAACACTAGGGTTCAAACCCAGGCCTTTGGCCTAAGTCGCGCGTGTCCTAACCAACTGAACCACAATGACATTGTTGCATGTTCCTCGGAACAATTATACTTGTTTTATTTCAAACGCCAAGATCTATAGGGTaacagctcggcgccaagatctacggtgccgagctcgacgccaagatctatggcgccgaggccTTGTCCAAGTCGGCGCCAGGTCACCATCACGTCCGATGCCTCGTCAAGACCTCGGTgccatggcgccgagacgtgtttcaTCGGTGTCATTGGCGCCGAGGTCAGGGTTCATAAACAAAAATCAAACCATCAGGGATCTATTTatgtatatttttttaaaaaaggctgaaaaataaaaaaatcgggATCTCCGACCCCTGCCCCGAGTCAACACGCGAGCTGCATGCCTGCCTGCGCTACCTTCTTTTATTCAGCTCCGATCCCCTCCCTCCCCGAAAGTTGTGAACACCGTCAACCATCTGGATCCGACAGTAGCCGCTAACTAGCCGTGAACACCCGTCAGCTACAGCTACAGCTTCCGAATCCTAGCTAGAGCTGCCAATTTCTCGTTCTGAACTAGAATTTGAACTCAGGTTCCAATTTGTTAAAGAATTTCAGACATCATGTGGTAGTAGCAGATTCCAATAATTCTGGAACCTCCAGCATCTTTTCAGATTCAGATAGATTTAAAGGCGGGAATTCTTGCCGTACCACATGTCGGAGCTAGCGCTACAGCTAAATCTCCTCTCCATTTTTTTTCTGGAGAAATTTTCTGCTCCACTGACCACTTTCGGTTTGTTGGATCCATCGAGGCATGGCCCAATTTAATGGCCGAAAGGCGAGAACAAAAATGCTGCAGCTACTCGGCGACAGACGGCTGTTGACCACTCGACCCTCGTCACCGGTGACCGCTCTCCACCATTATTCCTATACGAAGGAGAAGACGGACGATGGCATCGCATCGGTGGCGCTAAACGTCCTGGAAGCCCAGCCCCAACACCGACACCCGTGCCCTGTTAGTTTTGCCAGCATACCAAGGGGGTGGAAATGGATTGAGGGGACTACAAGTCAAATTCCTCCTTAGTCCCCTCCAATCTGATGTGTTGCTGATGTGTTGCTGTTACATTTCTCATATGTGCTTAAAAGAAGAGTTGTTGGTAACTGTCCCATTTTGTTTGCCACGTGATGTCTGAAATTCTTTGTTGTCCTAGGCTGATTTGTTGTTCGACAGTGTGTCCGCTGTAGACTCTGAGAGCATGTTTGGTTCCCAGACACGTTGTGCCACTCGTGATTGTGGCGGCACCACACCTGTGGCCTAGGAAATCGGCGCACCATCAACCAAGCATGAGTCTCGATGAGGTGTCGCAGCCATAggtgtggcgtggcgtggcgcatGAAGGCCAGCAACCAAACACTCCCTAAATGTCCCTAACCATCTCCAAATGAAGCATCACAGCCAGGAGCTGCCGGGCGTAGCTCCTCCATGAGGTGTAAAAGGCCG includes:
- the LOC136459639 gene encoding phospholipase A1 EG1, chloroplastic/mitochondrial-like; translation: MPGEQMASSALIQPRCTLHQIRSPGRPEPSRASFAAAAAANEAATSPCISARAWAGARASSSASVASAARTTTSAPRSRTASVAHMWRQVQGSHDWDGLLQPLHPVVRDEVARYGELVGACYKVLDVDPSSARYMCCNHAKERVLEEAGVAGAGYEVTRYIYATPDVAVAGGPSTSGRGRASWVGYVAVSTDEMTRRLGRRDVLVSLRGTVTQAEWAANLMSALEPARLDARPDVKVEAGFLNLYTSSPGGGGGGMGSCRDQLLREVSRVIKSFSKDRPREDMSVTLAGHSMGSALAMLLGYDLSQLGLNRDASGRRVPVTVFSFGGPRVGNAAFKDRCDELGVKVLRVANVRDPVTMLPGAIFNEGTRGFLNSWAAGDRYTHVGVELALDFLSLRDLGSVHDLGAYVSSIKAEGGGKVSKSDNAATDSKGAAVLAKKAMQFVGSQRAAAFAWPEAVLGIGGVVQSLGLI